The following coding sequences lie in one Trichoderma breve strain T069 chromosome 1, whole genome shotgun sequence genomic window:
- a CDS encoding GDA1/CD39 (nucleoside phosphatase) family domain-containing protein — protein sequence MRRTSVSLPTKHKHAAYDPHEKTDRYYPSHRNQGLFSSMKETMLSQSQKSRWLKTGALVLVLMILFYWLSPTGVEVYNKSPLGEGSANNNNVPAANAAPAANHGAAAAGNGAPNSGQAPVDSSYGTDKCSKSYSKDKPIVQYVLMIDAGSTGSRIHVYKFNNCGPIPELEKEEFKMTEKSVGGLSAFKNDPVAAAKSLDPLMAVAMEHVPDQLKKCSPVAVKATAGLRLIGKELADAILVEVRRHLEQDYPFPVVAAEQNGVAIMDGSDEGVYAWITTNYLLGKIGGPDKSETAAVFDLGGGSTQIVFEPTFKGAPDGGMPEKLAPGDHKYELDFGGHKFDLYQHSHLGYGLMSARKALHSALIDELVKVKGEDQTWMNSPIVHPCIAPGTTKAIDVEVNGGEARSFNFTGPSQPSPAQCRNIAEKILKKDADCTLAPCSFNGVHQPALAKTFAKEDVYIFSYFYDRTKPLGMPDSFTLREMHDLTQKVCAGKEAWDVFSSVPGALEELEDRPEHCLDLNFMMALLHTGYEMPIDREVKVAKKIKGNELGWCLGASLPLLAPGSGWSCKIKEVS from the exons ATGAGGAGAACTTCAGTGTCGCTGCCcaccaagcacaagcacgcTGCCTACGACCCGCACGAAAAGACAGATCGATACTACCCGAGTCATCGAAACCAAggcctcttctccagcatgAAAGAAACCATGCTGTCGCAGTCGCAGAAGTCGCGGTGGCTCAAGACGGGCGCGCTGGTCCTGGTCTTGATGATCCTGTTCTACTGGTTGTCTCCCACCGGTGTCGAGGTCTACAACAAGAGCCCTCTAGGCGAAGGCTCCGCGAACAACAACAATGTTCCTGCTGCTAACGCTGCTCCCGCTGCCAACCatggtgctgccgctgctggcaACGGCGCTCCCAATAGCGGCCAGGCCCCCGTCGATTCTTCTTACGGCACCGACAAGTGCTCCAAGTCCTATTCCAAGGACAAGCCCATCGTTCAGTATGTCCTCATGATCGACGCTGGCAGCACTGGCTCGCGAATCCACGTCTACAAGTTCAACAACTGCGGTCCCATCCCCGAgctcgagaaggaggagtTCAAGATGACTGAAAAGTCCGTTGGTGGTTTGAGCGCTTTCAAGAATGAtcccgttgctgctgccaagagTCTCGACCCCTTGATGGCCGTGGCTATGGAACACGTCCCCGATCAGCTCAAGAAGTGCTCTCCCGTCGCTGTCAAGGCTACCGCCGGTCTGCGTCTGATTGGCAAGGAGCTCGCCGACGCCATCTTAGTCGAGGTTAGACGACACCTGGAGCAGGACTACCCCTTCCCGGTCGTGGCTGCTGAGCAAAACGGAGttgccatcatggacggTTCCGACGAGGGTGTGTATGCCTGGATCACCACCAACTACCTCCTCGGCAAGATTGGCGGCCCGGACAAGAGCGAGACTGCTGCTGTCTTCGATCTCGGCGGTGGCTCAACCCAGATTGTCTTCGAGCCTACCTTTAAGGGAGCTCCGGACGGAGGCATGCCTGAGAAGCTGGCTCCTGGCGATCACAAGTATGAGCTTGACTTTGGCGGCCACAAATTCGACCTGTACCAGCACTCTCACCTTGGCTATGGCTTGATGTCTGCTCGCAAGGCTCTCCACTCCGCTTTGATTGACGAGTtggtcaaggtcaagggcgAGGACCAAACCTGGATGAACTCACCCATTGTGCACCCCTGCATCGCCCCCGGCACCACCAAGGCCATCGACGTCGAGGTCAACGGCGGCGAGGCCCGctccttcaacttcaccGGACCTTCCCAGCCCTCCCCGGCCCAATGCCGCAACATCGCCGAGAagatcttgaagaaggacGCCGACTGCACCCTCGCCCCTTGCTCGTTCAACGGTGTTCACCAGCCCGCCCTGGCCAAGACCTTTGCCAAGGAGGACGTCTACATCTTCTCATACTTCTACGACCGCACCAAGCCCCTCGGCATGCCCGACTCCTTCACTCTCCGCGAGATGCACGATCTCACTCAAAAGGTCTGCGCCGGTAAGGAGGCTTGGGACGTCTTCTCCAGCGTTCCCGGTgctctggaggagcttgaggaCCGACCCGAGCACTGCCTGGATTTGAACTTTATGATGGCTTTGCTGCACACCGGATATGAGATGCCCATTGACCGCGAGGTCAAGGTTGCCAAGAAGATTAAGGGTAATGAGCTTGGCTGGTGTCTTGGAGCTAG tcTGCCGCTTTTGGCTCCTGGCTCGGGCTGGTCatgcaagatcaaggaggtTTCATAA
- a CDS encoding amino acid permease domain-containing protein: protein MEPAKVAGGSKLGTVSGVYIPVYLNILSILMFLRFGHILGQIGFIGILGLLLSAYCIDLLTVLSLSAIASNGEVKGGGAYYLISRSLGPEFGGSIGILFYLAQALNTAMNVVGLIDCIRLNMGSSFPQGYWTGYGLQTAALMLCTALCLLGSSTFAKASNALLIVLTFAIISIPVSAIFKAPFEDAAAGIKFTGISVDTLIGNFVPRVSERSYEGVKTFRDLFGVLFPATSGIFAGASMSGDLRNPSKAIPNGTLWATLTTFIVYFTVILSMAAAITHESFLANDNIISLTSLYAPIILAGECAVTFFSALMGVIGSAKLFQALARDQLLPGLSLFGKGTRHGDEPIFAIFLTYSIAQVALFADLNQIATLISMGYQMTFFVMNLACFLLKIGSAPNFRPSFQLFSAQTAFVGSVLSAAAMFFIDEAYASTAICALILVFLLIHYLCPPKHWGDVSQNLIYHQVRKYLLRLKPEHIKFWRPQIILLVNNPRRQTRLIQFCNSLKKGSLYILGHVIVTDDFNTGVHEAKLQQAAWTRYISEFSKIKAFVQLTMSPSINWGIRNLVLSSGLGGMRPNIAIMGFYNMDDLRRSSHRLRVPDIPMAPASKMNRPPKYQGKATSRPREYMTALEDLALLYRLNVAVAYGFDDLETPRKDESSTKKYIDLWPIQMSAEVSSQGKNMLTSNFDTYTLILQLGHILRSVHTWKRGYTIRVMVFVEYENEVEEEMARVRALLEKLRIDAEVRVFWLACGQLDMYERIINGRSSNLDCEIIVGDALRDEEWWNDLEDFRGKTEAMSLSQEFTHMAQILTSTAGRPGVYNPHEEVESRRRRSSIMNLPGIPKRPNIGSLTKMGLNIGMHTHHLNEEVFEDSDSEYESGSDTDTISTTGSVIDPLSPEMSSSNRPRMPRTPPRMRENGAFGQAPRPGYHANVNLPTTQSYGTMSRSHAFSQTQGRHDSVIIPASMRIPVVDLDATPRANNRQRSSFKIEIKSIESFPNLDQLAIPQSRQNTLPTSSPTKSSSDRYSGDDDTSTPRPGLSRQSSAARFSSRPVPEMRITTEEGGSRIGFATTNSSSPGTPKTDRPSFSRQSSLGKFSAQPLAEPRRNFGGGVRAISYTEQPTYDSRASTQPRYHSRRESQSSNFGQGDVSLNIPELVQSHRLDAEASQEDGAPYSAQGGVALSFNDLPSRAQHLILNELMRQNSKQTAVLMTTLPIPIEGTYLDNDRTIQYLSDVELLCHDLPPTLLVLSNNMTVTVSL from the exons ATGGAGCCTGCAAAGGTTGCTGGCGGCAGCAAATTAGGCACCGTTTCTGGTGTCTACATCCCCGTCTATCTCAACATTCTGAGCATCCTCATGTTCCTTCGGTTTGGCCACATCTTGGGACAAATTGGTTTCATTGGCATTCTAG gtcttcttctctccgCCTATTGCATCGATCTCCTCACTGTCCTATCGCTCTCCGCTATTGCATCTAATGGCGAAGTCAAGGGCGGAGGTGCTTACTACCTGATTTCCAGGTCTCTTGGCCCGGAATTTGGCGGCTCTATCGGCATCTTATTCTATCTGGCCCAGGCTCTGAATACTGCAATGAACGTTGTTGGTCTTATTGACTGCATCAGACTCAACATGGGGTCCAGCTTCCCTCAGGGCTATTGGACTGGATATGGGCTTCAGACTGCTGCCTTGATGTTATGCACAGCTCTTTGCCTACTTGGCTCTTCAACATTTGCAAAAGCCTCGAATGCGCTACTCATTGTTCTTacctttgccatcatcagcattCCAGTATCTGCCATTTTCAAGGCGCCATTTGAAGACGCAGCGGCCGGGATCAAGTTTACAGGCATTAGCGTCGATACACTCATTGGAAACTTTGTGCCTCGGGTTTCTGAGAGAAGTTATGAAGGTGTCAAGACCTTCCGGGATCTCTTTGGTGTTCTCTTTCC AGCTACTTCCGGGATATTTGCTGGAGCTTCCATGTCTGGTGATTTACGAAATCCAAGCAAGGCTATTCCAAATGGAACGCTATGGGCCACCCTTACAACATTCATTGTCTATTTTACCGTCATCCTATCGATGGCCGCAGCCATCACCCACGAGTCTTTTCTGGCCAATGATAATATCATTTCTTTGACAAGCTTATACGCCCCTATAATCTTGGCCGGCGAGTGTGCTGTTACCTTCTTTTCGGCTCTCATGGGTGTCATCGGCTCAGCCAAGTTATTTCAGGCGCTTGCCCGTGATCAGCTTCTCCCAGGGCTATCACTCTTCGGGAAAGGAACTAGACATGGTGATGAgcccatctttgccatctttTTAACATACTCTATTGCTCAAGTTGCCCTTTTCGCAGACTTGAATCAAATTGCTACACTTATCTCCATGGGTTATCAG ATGACATTCTTTGTTATGAACCTGGCTTGTTTCCTTTTGAAAATTGGATCTGCTCCCAATTTCAGGCCCAGTTTTCAACTCTTCAGTGCACAAACTGCATTTGTTGGAAGTGTCCTATCTGCGGCCGCCATGTTCTTCATCGATGAGGCGTATGCTTCAACCGCAATCTGCGCTCTCATTCTAGTGTTTTTGCTGATTCATTACCTCTGCCCACCTAAGCACTGGGGTGATGTCTCTCAGAATCTCATCTACCACCAGGTTAGAAAGTATCTATTAAGGCTAAAGCCCGAGCACATCAAGTTCTGGAGGCCGCAAATCATTCTCCTCGTCAACAACCCGCGGCGACAGACTAGGCTGATCCAGTTTTGCAATTCACTGAAGAAAGGTTCGCTTTATATCTTGGGCCACGTTATCGTGACGGACGACTTCAATACTGGAGTTCACGAGGCGAAGCTACAACAAGCAGCTTGGACACGCTATATATCCGAATTTTCCAAGATTAAAGCATTTGTACAGCTGACAATGTCGCCATCCATAAACTGGGGCATTCGAAATCTCGTTCTGTCGTCTGGTTTAGGGGGTATGCGGCCCAACATTGCCATCATGGGATTTTACAACATGGACGACCTACGAAGATCTAGTCATCGATTAAGGGTGCCAGATATTCCAATGGCCCCCGCCTCCAAAATGAATCGCCCACCAAAATATCAGGGGAAAGCGACCTCAAGGCCTCGCG AATACATGACGGCATTGGAAGACTTGGCCCTTTTGTATCGGCTGAATGTAGCTGTTGCATACGGATTTGATGACTTAGAGACGCCCCGAAAGGACGAGTCCAGCACAAAGAAGTATATCGATCTGTGGCCTATTCAAATGTCTGCTGAGGTTTCATCCCAGGGAAAGAATATGTTGACTTCTAATTTCGACACCT ACACTCTCATTCTACAACTAGGTCATATTCTCCGCAGCGTCCACACTTGGAAACGAGGTTATACCATAAGAGTCATGGTTTTTGTCGAATACGAAAacgaagttgaagaagagatggctCGAGTCCGGGCACTTTTAGAGAAGCTGCGTATCGACGCTGAAGTACGAGTCTTTTGGCTAGCCTGTGGTCAGTTGGACATGTATGAGCgcatcatcaacggcagGAGCAGCAATCTCGACTGTGAGATTATCGTCGGTGATGCATTGAGAGATGAGGAGTGGTGGAATGATTTGGAAGACTTCCGCGGGAAAACCGAAGCCATGTCATTGAGCCAGGAGTTTACACATATGGCACAAATTCTTACTTCAACCGCTGGAAGACCTGGAGTCTATAATCCACATGAAGAAGTAGAGTCACGGCGGAGGCGTTCCAGCATCATGAATCTTCCTGGTATACCCAAGCGGCCAAATATCGGCTCGCTTACAAAGATGGGATTAAATATCGGGATGCATACTCATCACCTGAACGAAGAGGTCTTTGAGGATTCTGATTCAGAATATGAAAGTGGCAGTGATACAGACACCATTAGCACGACAGGCTCTGTAATAGATCCATTGTCGCCAGAGATGTCATCTTCGAACCGTCCTCGGATGCCACGAACACCTCCAAGGATGCGCGAAAATGGTGCTTTCGGCCAGGCACCCAGGCCAGGATATCATGCTAACGTCAATCTCCCAACTACTCAATCATATGGTACCATGTCAAGATCTCATGCCTTTTCGCAAACTCAGGGTAGACACGATTCAGTCATCATTCCAGCATCCATGAGAATTCCCGTGGTCGATCTGGACGCCACACCACGAGCAAATAACCGACAGAGAAGCAGCTTCAAAATCGAAATCAAAAGCATAGAGTCTTTTCCAAATCTAGATCAGCTAGCAATCCCTCAATCGCGGCAGAACACCCTCCCGACAAGCAGTCCTACAAAATCCTCCAGCGATCGATATTCGGGAGACGACGATACATCAACACCCCGACCAGGTCTTTCACGACAATCATCTGCAGCCCGATTTTCAAGCCGACCTGTTCCAGAGATGAGAATCACCACAGAGGAGGGAGGCTCGAGGATTGGCTTCGCCACCACCAATTCCTCCAGCCCTGGAACCCCTAAAACAGACCGTCCGTCGTTCTCTCGGCAGTCTTCTCTGGGCAAGTTTTCCGCGCAGCCACTAGCTGAACCGAGGAGAAACTTTGGCGGAGGCGTGCGGGCGATTTCGTACACTGAGCAGCCGACGTATGATTCACGAGCAAGCACACAACCTCGTTACCACTCTCGACGAGAATCCCAGTCTTCCAACTTTGGACAGGGAGACGTCAGCTTAAATATCCCCGAACTTGTACAATCACATAGACTTGATGCTGAAGCaagtcaagaagatggtgcTCCTTACTCGGCACAAGGCGGCGTTGCTTTGTCGTTCAATGATCTACCCAGTCGAGCGCAACACCTGATTCTCAACGAGCTGATGCGACAAAATTCCAAACAAACAGCCGTTCTCATGACCACATTACCGATTCCGATTGAGGGGACATATTTGGACAATGATAGGACGATTCAGTACCTTTCAGATGTTGAGTTGCTGTGTCATGATCTTCCACCGACTCTTTTGGTGTTGAGTAATAACATGACGGTCACAGTGAGCTTGTAA
- a CDS encoding PUL domain-containing protein: MDVHLLVYDLSQGLARQMSMGLLGFQLDAIYHTSIELQGREYVYDGGIISIVPGSSHLGQPLERLHLGKTNLPMDVIGDYLESIRSIFTIEAYDLFRHNCNNFTDAFSNFLLGKGIPSHIAQMPQAVLDSPFGRMLMPQLTQGVNASRQNGSILGLQQSSQPTAPVKAASSVKNVTSQSELSALLDQAKTSCAVVYFTSATCAPCKMLYPLYDQLAEEFAGKATLIKIDIAQPQASLVASQYSISATPTFVTFLKGEQENRWSGADQAALRGNVQLLVQMAHPSHPHEKLRLPTFANPNSKPVLFGKVPPMQKLMAKMGAEISSRPEVEHLRRFIEDRTKGEVLDAVLPNMGHMASFLQESVTKLPIDTLFTIVDLFRCALLDPRVSGYYAEETSHRTVVSILNTVNEQSECPYALRLVTLQMTCNFFSTPLFPDEILRNEHLRAPITRLISTSFLDDGHSNTRVAASSLLFNIALTDRKSRLGEARSSLPEEDLIELAASVVEAIAQEETSAEALQGMLSALGHLVYFTNLQGELADLLRALDAEGTVLAKKKAFPKEPLVAEVGSELLGKGLRVP, from the exons ATGGATGTTCACCTCCTTGTGTACGACTTGTCTCAGGGTTTAGCCCGCCAAATGTCCATGGGACTCCTGGGATTTCAGCTCGACGCTATTTATCATACCTCTATCGAGCTCCAGGGTCGCGAATATGTCTACGACGGaggcatcatctccatcgtcccGGGCTCCTCGCACCTTGGCCAGCCTTTGGAAAGGCTGCATCTCGGCAAGACAAACCTCCCCATGGACGTGATTGGAGACTATCTGGAGTCAATACGATCGATTTTCACAATAGAG GCATACGATCTGTTCCGTCACAACTGCAACAACTTCACAGATGCGTTCTCAAACTTTCTCCTCGGCAAGGGTATCCCAAGCCACATCGCACAGATGCCACAAGCAGTCCTTGACTCACCATTTGGGCGCATGCTCATGCCTCAGCTTACCCAAGGCGTCAATGCCAGTAGACAAAACGGCTCCATCCTGGGACTGCAGCAGAGTTCTCAACCTACTGCACCCGTCAAGGCCGCCTCATCTGTCAAAAATGTGACCAGTCAGTCGGAGCTATCAGCCCTCCTGGACCAGGCGAAGACATCTTGCGCGGTTGTCTACTTTACTTCTGCGACTTGTGCTCCGTGCAAGATGCTGTATCCCTTGTACGATCAGCTAGCCGAGGAATTTGCCGGCAAAGCAACCTTGATCAAGATTGACATTGCGCAGCCGCAGGCCAGTTTGGTTGCCAGTCAATACTCTATCAGCGCAACTCCCACATTCGTTACTTTCCTAAAGGGAGAACAAGAGAATAGATGGTCTGGTGCTGACCAGGCTGCTCTCCGAGGGAACGTCCAGCTGCTGGTACAGATGGCACATCCCAGCCACCCGCATGAGAAGCTACGGCTTCCCACATTTGCCAATCCCAATTCGAAGCCTGTATTATTTGGAAAGGTGCCGCCGATGCAGAAGTTGATGGCTAAGATGGGTGCGGAGATTTCGAGCAGGCCTGAAGTTGAGCACCTGAGAAGATTCATCGAAGACCGCACCAAGGGCGAGGTTCTGGATGCGGTGCTGCCAAATATGGGACACATGGCTAGTTTCCTTCAGGAGTCAGTCACCAAGCTGCCTATCGATACACTGTTTACCATTGTTGATCTTTTCCGGTGTGCCCTTCTGGACCCTCGAGTCAGTGGGTATTATGCCGAAGAGACATCACACAGGACAGTCGTGAGCATCCTCAATACCGTTAACGAACAGAGCGAGTGCCCATACGCCCTGCGTCTTGTCACTTTGCAGATGACATGCAATTTCTTCTCCACCCCCTTGTTCCCAGATGAAATTCTGCGGAACGAGCACCTTCGAGCACCAATCACCCGATTAATATCAACCAGCTTCCTCGACGATGGCCACAGCAATACTCGCGTGGCGGCATCCTCTCTCTTATTCAATATCGCTCTGACAGATCGTAAATCAAGGCTTGGGGAGGCCAGATCAAGTCTACCAGAGGAGGATCTAATCGAGCTTGCGGCGTCTGTCGTAGAGGCAATCGCTCAGGAAGAGACATCGGCGGAAGCTCTTCAGGGTATGCTCTCTGCATTGGGTCACCTAGTCTACTTTACAAATCTTCAAGGAGAGCTGGCTGATCTCCTCCGAGCTTTGGATGCCGAAGGAACAGTAttagcaaagaagaaggcttttCCAAAGGAGCCACTGGTTGCTGAGGTGGGAAGTGAACTCCTGGGGAAGGGCCTCAGAGTGCCATGA
- a CDS encoding cobW/HypB/UreG, nucleotide-binding domain-containing protein has protein sequence MGSQIAPIPITIVTGFLGSGKTTLILNLIPQLRAQNPSYKLALLKNEFGDLAVDSQLASSSAISGVQELLNGCICCNLVGQLGPALGELEKTVAPDRIIIETSGSAFPATLALEVNRIARDTGKYVLDGVISVIDVENWKGYEDTSYTAKIQARYTDLIVFNKWETAGEDRYDECLDRVGDLDVDVARVKSDKGVVDIGVVFGIDGGLARELTEVEVSGEHSHNHQTNGDGNNHGHSHSHQSEVEVLSVELKSDSGAAVSTDKLLNFLRSAPKDEAYRIKSVLTLSSTPKNSDPDVPQPEAHPRGRYILNWAFGRWTFTPLAESAEEHSSSNGVVLRLTMILARYESNKWKKRIEAGGLIELEGEDQGELVVKRIL, from the coding sequence ATGGGTTCACAAATCGCCCCAATTCCGATTACCATCGTCACCGGATTCCTGGGCTCTGGCAAGACGACCCTCATTCTCAACCTCATCCCCCAACTCCGCGCCCAGAATCCCTCGTACAAACTCGCTCTTTTAAAGAATGAATTTGGCGATCTTGCGGTAGACTCCCAGCTGGCCTCTAGCTCAGCCATCTCCGGTGTTCAAGAATTGCTCAACGGATGCATTTGCTGCAATCTCGTAGGCCAGCTCGGCCCCGCGCTTGGCGAACTCGAAAAGACTGTCGCACCAGatcgcatcatcatcgagaCGAGCGGATCCGCGTTCCCGGCGACTCTAGCCCTGGAAGTCAACCGAATCGCGAGAGATACAGGCAAATATGTGCTTGATGGAGTCATTAGCGTCATTGACGTCGAGAATTGGAAGGGCTACGAAGACACGAGCTATACGGCAAAGATTCAGGCGCGATATACCGACTTGATTGTGTTTAACAAGTGGGAGACTGCGGGCGAGGACCGATACGACGAATGCTTGGATAGAGTGGGCGACTTGGACGTCGATGTGGCCCGCGTTAAGAGTGACAAGGGTGTGGTTGACATTGGCGTCGTATTTGGTATTGATGGAGGCCTGGCTAGGGAGTTGACGGAAGTCGAAGTCAGCGGAGAGCATAGCCACAATCACCAAACGAACGGCGATGGCAATAACCACGGTCACAGCCATAGTCACCAAAGCGAGGTCGAAGTGCTCTCAGTCGAACTCAAAAGCGACAGTGGCGCTGCCGTCTCAACGGATAAGTTGCTCAATTTCCTAAGGTCGGCTCCCAAAGACGAGGCATACCGCATTAAATCCGTTCTCACACTCTCATCCACGCCCAAAAACTCCGACCCAGACGTACCGCAGCCCGAAGCCCACCCTCGTGGCCGGTACATCTTGAACTGGGCATTTGGTCGATGGACGTTTACGCCTCTTGCTGAGAGCGCTGAGGAGCATTCTTCAAGCAACGGTGTTGTACTACGGCTAACGATGATATTGGCACGATACGAGAGTAAtaagtggaagaagaggatagaGGCTGGCGGGTTGATAGAATTAGAGGGTGAAGATCAAGGGGAGTTGGTTGTTAAGAGGATATTGTAG